One genomic segment of Helianthus annuus cultivar XRQ/B chromosome 14, HanXRQr2.0-SUNRISE, whole genome shotgun sequence includes these proteins:
- the LOC110906942 gene encoding muscle M-line assembly protein unc-89-like, which translates to MTKNMSWMYPRFVQMLIDHAYPEIDRNIKDDLLVQSHMSNDSLKQLARYHPNHPEPKVGVEFFGFIKDANYVDPDPVDHKNWRNEEEMKEVVYAEELKTLEEFKNIKNEWFVKETGRRRRKATPKVQEGEGSSSKPKKKQKKAAETLLIDEPEEDEIVVATEDDPYNAGEDIMFNVDVLETGPTVTAEVDQAVNVEAGKEKVIDDIEGDDVDKSTTSSSSSSDDEIDGTEHLRRVQEATEQEKLLRKRKRQEKDDDEAYVPSPEHVSESQSPSVGRKKAGARKKVVSPKIRKVTPKIKMPKIVLKKKPTKETKKPPTPPHEPTPPQSPIQSPPRQPTPPQQSSPPKQSTPPRQPSLTYFTTTTTNLSYIARNLSNTTSHPNATNT; encoded by the coding sequence ATGACGAAGAACATGTCTTGGATGTATCCTCGATTCGTGCAGATGTTGATCGACCATGCTTATCCAGAAATTGATCGAAATATAAAGGATGACTTGTTGGTGCAATCACATATGAGCAACGATTCGCTCAAACAGCTTGCAAGATATCATCCTAATCACCCCGAACCAAAAGTTGGTGTTGAATTCTTTGGGTTTATAAAGGATGCCAATTACGTTGATCCTGATCCAGTTGATCACAAAAACTGGAGAAACGAAGAAGAGATGAAAGAGGTTGTCTATGCTGAAGAGCTGAAAACTCTTGAGGAgtttaaaaacattaaaaatgaATGGTTTGTTAAAGAAACAGGGAGGAGACGTAGAAAGGCTACTCCTAAAGTTCAAGAGGGTGAAGGGTCATCATCAAAACCaaagaaaaagcaaaagaaagCAGCAGAAACGTTGTTGATTGATGAACCTGAAGAAGATGAGATAGTTGTAGCTACGGAAGATGATCCGTATAATGCTGGTGAAGACATTATGTTTAATGTTGATGTCTTGGAAACTGGGCCAACAGTGACTGCTGAAGTTGATCAAGCGGTTAATGTCGAAGCTGGAAAAGAGAAGGTTATTGATGACATTGAGGGTGATGATGTGGATAAGAGCACTACAAGTTCTTCAAGCTCTTCAGATGATGAGATTGACGGGACTGAACATTTAAGAAGAGTTCAGGAAGCAACAGAACAAGAGAAATTGTTGAGGAAGAGAAAGAGACAGGaaaaggatgatgatgaagcttATGTTCCTTCTCCAGAACATGTCTCTGAGTCACAATCTCCTTCAGTAGGTCGAAAGAAAGCTGGAGCACGAAAGAAAGTTGTATCTCCAAAAATTCGAAAAGTTACACCGAAGATTAAAATGCCAAAGATTGTCTTAAAGAAGAAACCAACCAAAGAAACCAAgaaaccaccaacaccaccacatgaaccAACACCACCTCAATCACCAATCCAATCACCTCCACGACAACCTACACCACCACAACAATCTTCACCACCGAAACAATCAACACCACCTAGACAACCATCACTTACATatttcaccaccaccacaacaaaccTTTCTTACATCGCAAGAAATCTTTCAAACACCACCTCGCACCCAAATGCAACTAACACCTAG